The following are encoded together in the Candidatus Tumulicola sp. genome:
- a CDS encoding glutathione peroxidase, with protein MNDLQQIPITTIDGRDTTLGEYAGKVLLVVNTASKCGLTPQYEGLEALSKTYRDKGLEVLGFPSNDFAGQEPLSEPEIADFCSTNYAIDFPMFSKIAVVGENKHPLYAEMIEQRPEVPDTEKFREGLVKFGVTPNPAPEVLWNFEKFLIGRDGTVVDRFSPDVKPDDNRLRESIERELSRKGA; from the coding sequence ATGAACGATTTACAACAAATACCGATTACGACCATCGACGGGCGCGACACAACATTGGGCGAGTATGCCGGCAAGGTGTTGCTCGTCGTAAACACGGCCTCGAAATGCGGCCTGACGCCACAATACGAAGGGCTCGAGGCGCTCAGCAAGACGTATCGCGATAAAGGCCTCGAGGTATTGGGTTTTCCGTCGAACGACTTCGCCGGCCAAGAGCCTCTCAGCGAGCCCGAGATCGCGGACTTCTGTTCGACCAACTACGCGATCGATTTCCCGATGTTTTCGAAGATCGCGGTTGTGGGTGAGAACAAGCACCCGCTGTACGCCGAAATGATCGAGCAACGTCCGGAGGTGCCCGACACCGAAAAGTTTCGCGAAGGTCTGGTCAAGTTTGGCGTTACTCCGAATCCGGCGCCCGAAGTACTGTGGAACTTCGAGAAGTTTCTGATCGGTCGCGACGGCACCGTCGTCGATCGCTTCTCACCCGATGTCAAGCCGGATGACAACCGTCTTCGCGAGTCGATCGAACGCGAACTTTCACGCAAGGGCGCGTAA
- a CDS encoding sigma-70 family RNA polymerase sigma factor codes for MEAARLGGEALEALIVRLWPDAYRVAFAIVRDRGLAEDAAQEACATIARRLSSLKDSGAFTAWSYKIITNRALDTVRSRPASASLDEVRRVKTHIDSGDAFDLNEALGTLEPRQRATILLHYYGGLNSGEIGAALGIAPVTVRFHLMRARAALRKALAVADAAQPTEGVLLDVR; via the coding sequence GTGGAAGCGGCGCGGCTGGGAGGCGAGGCTCTCGAGGCGCTCATCGTTCGGCTTTGGCCGGACGCGTATCGAGTCGCCTTCGCAATCGTGCGCGATCGTGGCCTTGCCGAAGACGCGGCGCAAGAAGCTTGCGCCACCATCGCGCGCCGCTTGAGTTCCCTCAAAGATTCCGGTGCTTTCACCGCCTGGAGCTATAAGATTATAACGAACCGGGCGCTCGACACCGTCCGCTCGCGGCCTGCCTCGGCAAGCCTCGATGAAGTGCGCCGCGTGAAAACACACATCGACAGTGGTGATGCCTTCGATCTCAACGAGGCACTCGGAACCCTAGAGCCACGCCAACGCGCAACGATACTCTTGCACTACTACGGTGGTTTGAATAGCGGAGAGATCGGGGCCGCGCTCGGGATCGCGCCCGTGACCGTTCGTTTTCACTTGATGCGCGCTCGTGCGGCGTTGCGAAAAGCACTTGCCGTCGCCGATGCGGCGCAGCCGACCGAGGGAGTTCTTCTCGATGTACGGTGA